The [Bacillus] selenitireducens MLS10 genome includes a region encoding these proteins:
- a CDS encoding gamma-glutamyltransferase family protein → MKHYKRYLNMTHSLALLVFAGLIAWTVYFEDEFDEFREPYASGDFQARQTEAISITASEPEPVPDTDRDNDAEEDTDEPEPFPDIYGVSAIHPLAAEAGMAIMEKGGNAVDAAIAVSFMLNVVEPYGSGIGGGGLMLVHERFEGATTYDYREAAPVTGNENSPFAVPGLVKGMELAFKEQGSGNVSWEDLVKPAAETARKGFEVGNVLHQQISSFTRYVQFDTQANRSVYYPGGQPIPVNDMLVQEELADTLDIIKNEGAEGFYEGAVADAMRDAFGFSEEDLTSYEAEITDPAKAETEHYTIHGGPSPSSGTVVLQAFQMAERLDLARVLPDDELDDVLDMLEADGIEEEPSLGSLLSDDAFMHAYIHLLTEITDIAYQERLDNLGDPAFEQIDHGTFTSDETIDRLLETLYDRHTAEADPVHTAALYDAPGEVANSEHTTHFVILDSDGMMVSATNSLGQFFGSGRYSNGIFINSQMENFSGVDSSPNSFAPGKRPRSFVAPIIFEQEGQAVLGIGSPGGRRIPAMVLQTIMQYEFATENGEPLTLQEAIERPRFYTEDGVVHVEERLEESINQQLRDPNVFQGYTVIEHGSPLFYGGIQGLGVALTEDGDVENLFGGGDPRRRGVWQIDSGNQ, encoded by the coding sequence ATGAAGCATTACAAACGATACCTGAACATGACCCATAGTCTGGCCCTCCTCGTCTTCGCAGGTCTCATTGCCTGGACTGTGTACTTCGAGGATGAATTCGATGAGTTCAGAGAACCTTATGCCAGCGGCGACTTCCAGGCACGGCAGACCGAAGCCATCAGCATTACGGCAAGTGAACCTGAGCCGGTGCCGGATACAGATCGGGATAACGACGCGGAAGAAGACACCGATGAACCGGAACCTTTCCCGGACATCTACGGCGTCAGTGCCATCCATCCCCTTGCAGCGGAAGCCGGCATGGCTATTATGGAAAAAGGCGGTAACGCCGTGGACGCTGCCATCGCCGTCTCCTTTATGTTAAACGTTGTCGAACCATACGGATCCGGGATTGGCGGCGGCGGTCTCATGCTCGTGCATGAACGCTTCGAAGGGGCCACCACCTACGATTACCGGGAAGCCGCTCCTGTCACAGGCAATGAAAACAGCCCATTCGCTGTGCCCGGCCTCGTTAAAGGCATGGAGTTGGCCTTTAAGGAACAGGGCTCCGGCAATGTCAGCTGGGAAGACCTTGTAAAGCCTGCAGCCGAGACCGCGAGAAAAGGCTTTGAAGTGGGGAATGTGCTCCATCAGCAGATCTCGAGTTTTACCCGCTATGTCCAATTTGATACACAGGCCAATCGGAGCGTTTACTACCCGGGCGGTCAGCCGATCCCCGTAAACGACATGCTCGTTCAGGAAGAACTCGCCGACACCCTCGACATCATTAAAAACGAAGGAGCGGAAGGCTTTTACGAAGGTGCCGTCGCCGATGCGATGAGGGACGCTTTCGGTTTCTCCGAAGAAGACCTGACGAGCTATGAAGCGGAAATCACCGATCCCGCAAAAGCGGAAACGGAGCACTACACGATCCACGGCGGTCCGTCACCGTCATCCGGAACCGTCGTCCTCCAGGCCTTTCAGATGGCCGAGCGTCTCGATCTTGCGAGAGTCCTCCCGGATGACGAGCTGGATGACGTCCTAGACATGCTTGAAGCGGACGGGATCGAGGAAGAGCCATCCCTCGGCAGTCTCCTCAGTGATGATGCGTTCATGCATGCCTACATTCACCTTCTGACCGAGATCACCGACATCGCCTATCAGGAGCGCCTTGACAACCTCGGCGATCCGGCCTTTGAACAGATCGATCACGGGACGTTCACCTCCGACGAGACGATCGACCGACTCCTTGAGACACTCTACGACCGGCACACGGCCGAGGCAGATCCTGTTCATACAGCGGCCCTGTATGATGCACCGGGTGAAGTGGCAAACAGTGAACATACGACCCATTTCGTCATCCTCGACAGTGACGGCATGATGGTGTCTGCGACAAACTCCCTCGGCCAGTTCTTCGGCTCCGGGCGATACTCGAATGGGATCTTCATCAACAGTCAGATGGAGAACTTCAGCGGGGTTGACTCCTCGCCGAACAGTTTCGCACCGGGGAAACGCCCGCGTTCCTTCGTGGCACCGATCATTTTTGAACAGGAAGGCCAGGCGGTGTTGGGTATCGGTTCGCCCGGAGGCCGACGGATCCCTGCCATGGTCCTGCAGACGATCATGCAGTATGAGTTCGCTACGGAAAACGGCGAACCCCTCACCCTGCAGGAAGCCATTGAACGACCGCGCTTCTACACGGAAGACGGCGTCGTTCACGTTGAAGAACGCCTTGAAGAGAGCATCAACCAACAGCTCCGTGACCCGAACGTCTTTCAGGGCTATACCGTCATCGAACACGGCTCCCCCCTCTTCTACGGCGGGATTCAGGGCCTCGGCGTTGCCTTAACCGAAGACGGCGACGTGGAGAACCTCTTTGGCGGCGGCGATCCGAGGCGCCGGGGTGTCTGGCAGATTGACAGTGGTAATCAGTGA
- the pgsC gene encoding poly-gamma-glutamate biosynthesis protein PgsC, whose translation MFGTDLYIAIVIGVLLSLIYAEKTGVVPAGLVVPGYIALVFDQLLYLTVIAVISLTTYLIVTQLISRVTVLYGRRKFGAMLTVGVLLKMAADYAYGYPFGIPFEIIELRGIGVIVPGLIANSIQKQGVLPTFSSTLVIAFFTFLFISAYHLI comes from the coding sequence GTGTTTGGTACGGATTTATATATCGCCATCGTCATTGGCGTCTTGCTTTCATTAATCTATGCAGAAAAAACCGGCGTCGTCCCCGCGGGTCTCGTCGTCCCGGGCTACATCGCCCTCGTCTTTGACCAGCTGTTGTACCTCACCGTTATCGCCGTCATCAGTCTCACGACGTATCTGATCGTGACCCAACTCATCAGCCGGGTCACGGTCCTTTACGGCCGGCGTAAGTTCGGCGCGATGCTGACCGTTGGGGTGCTCTTGAAGATGGCTGCGGACTACGCTTACGGCTACCCCTTCGGTATCCCCTTTGAGATCATTGAACTGAGGGGGATCGGCGTCATCGTACCCGGGCTCATTGCCAATTCGATCCAAAAGCAGGGCGTGCTCCCGACCTTTTCGTCGACACTGGTCATCGCCTTTTTCACCTTTCTTTTCATCAGCGCCTATCATTTGATTTAA
- a CDS encoding helix-turn-helix domain-containing protein codes for MEGFYIAIAIVVAAYLIADGLKNFGNPSSTSMMEMLDGEDGHELVKESEVHHFLGISKEDAHHLVQDHPEIPHIRINQTVYYPKAALRNWLTSIGE; via the coding sequence GTGGAAGGATTCTATATCGCCATTGCCATCGTCGTCGCTGCATACTTAATCGCGGACGGCTTAAAGAATTTCGGGAACCCTTCGTCAACGTCCATGATGGAGATGCTCGACGGAGAGGACGGACATGAGCTTGTCAAAGAATCAGAGGTGCATCACTTTCTCGGGATCTCAAAAGAAGATGCCCATCATCTCGTACAGGACCATCCGGAGATTCCGCATATCCGGATTAATCAGACGGTCTATTATCCGAAGGCGGCCCTTCGGAACTGGCTGACGTCAATCGGGGAATGA
- a CDS encoding CapA family protein, producing MKKRHLAFTDRLKLKQLQHRKHAVRDSIIALALLSVPFFGHHLIFASDTPSNTRDDDVVYRMSMTGDIMLGRHVHDAAVQSREHVSRTFDYVRPFFDESDYVTGNFESPILDPDHERYDDPDHDDFETHKEASILPNKHITFFAEPWAIDALEYAGFDSVSLANNHTLDYGDLSFTDTLEHFNASDIDALGIGDAINIPEDEVEGGAVDAADVKYVDLPGGVRMAIAAYTEIKVEGFDAREYVGGVLTHENIEVLRDRMIEAKLPESEGGGGADIMVVHVHWGQEYQVGYNDDQEEKAQYLANFGADLVIGHHSHVLEPITVVEGLEGNQTLVMNSLGNFVFDQGWSRTKETALAQLDFLENGSKELSFVPMYISDTKPAETSGPLKAYRDFRIFRTLNKELDPSIWEKRDGRLVIDLDEAGIMEGVDVTP from the coding sequence ATGAAAAAACGGCATCTCGCCTTTACCGACAGACTGAAACTAAAACAGCTCCAGCACAGAAAACATGCCGTTAGGGACTCGATCATTGCCCTCGCGCTTCTTTCTGTGCCTTTTTTCGGCCACCATCTCATCTTTGCCTCGGACACGCCTTCAAACACGCGAGACGACGATGTCGTTTACCGCATGTCCATGACCGGTGACATCATGCTCGGCCGCCATGTCCATGATGCGGCGGTTCAAAGCCGTGAACACGTCTCAAGGACCTTCGACTACGTCCGCCCGTTCTTTGATGAATCGGACTACGTCACCGGAAACTTTGAGTCCCCGATACTCGATCCGGATCATGAACGTTATGACGATCCGGATCACGACGATTTTGAGACACACAAAGAAGCATCCATTCTTCCGAACAAACACATCACGTTCTTTGCCGAACCGTGGGCCATCGACGCCCTCGAATACGCAGGCTTTGACAGCGTGTCCCTTGCGAACAACCACACCCTCGACTACGGGGATCTGTCTTTCACTGACACCCTCGAACACTTCAACGCGTCAGACATCGACGCCCTCGGGATCGGCGACGCCATTAATATCCCCGAGGATGAGGTCGAAGGCGGGGCCGTTGACGCAGCGGACGTGAAATACGTCGATCTCCCCGGCGGGGTCCGTATGGCCATCGCCGCCTACACCGAGATCAAAGTCGAAGGCTTCGACGCCCGGGAATACGTTGGTGGCGTCCTCACACATGAAAACATCGAAGTCCTCCGGGACCGGATGATCGAGGCAAAGCTTCCTGAATCCGAAGGCGGAGGCGGTGCGGATATCATGGTCGTCCACGTCCACTGGGGACAGGAATACCAGGTCGGATACAATGACGACCAGGAAGAGAAAGCCCAGTACCTCGCGAACTTCGGTGCGGATCTCGTCATCGGGCACCACTCGCATGTCTTAGAACCCATCACTGTCGTTGAGGGACTTGAGGGCAACCAGACACTCGTTATGAACAGCCTGGGCAACTTTGTCTTCGATCAGGGATGGTCAAGGACGAAGGAAACCGCCCTCGCACAGCTTGATTTTCTCGAGAACGGCTCAAAAGAGCTCTCATTTGTCCCAATGTACATCTCGGACACGAAGCCTGCGGAAACCTCAGGACCATTAAAAGCCTACCGTGATTTCCGGATTTTTCGGACACTGAATAAAGAACTCGATCCGTCCATCTGGGAAAAGCGAGACGGGCGTCTCGTCATCGACCTCGACGAAGCAGGCATCATGGAAGGAGTCGACGTCACCCCATGA
- the pgsB gene encoding poly-gamma-glutamate synthase PgsB, whose amino-acid sequence MYLTILASLVLILGIRERQSLNRSIDRIPNRILINGIRGKSTVTRLVMGIIKEDGQKVAGKTTGTSPRLFYWDRSYEEPIVRSLQGANISEQKFITRQVAKRRVDAFVTECMAVLPDYQKTFHESFVKPKITVITNIVEDHLDVMGPTLDQVAEAFAATIPENGHLVLTPSPYEDYFRQIAEKRNTAVHIADPDVIDEAYLKTFPYMMFQENAAIGLSVADILGIKRDTALQGMVSAPVDPGAMKVHPLGTATASGAFYNGFAANDASSTITIWNKIQEIHPDAPHQAVIMNCREDRVERTIQFAKDVLPRMQMDTLIVTGRNAGPVLEACQSGSIQVNGLINLEKRPTEDVKDALTELPEGTILFGVGNIHGGGEEIAEAIEDMSRGVGGDLPKRSERDQKPARRLSRPYRVDPAYSSAAYKGDG is encoded by the coding sequence ATTTATTTAACAATACTTGCTTCCCTCGTGCTCATACTCGGGATCCGCGAGCGGCAGTCCTTAAACCGGAGCATCGATCGCATCCCCAACCGGATCCTCATCAACGGCATCCGGGGGAAATCCACGGTGACCCGCCTTGTCATGGGCATCATCAAAGAAGACGGACAGAAGGTTGCCGGCAAAACAACCGGCACATCACCCCGTCTCTTCTATTGGGACCGAAGCTACGAGGAACCGATCGTCCGGAGCCTGCAGGGCGCGAATATTTCCGAACAGAAATTCATTACCCGTCAGGTGGCGAAACGCCGGGTCGATGCTTTCGTGACCGAATGCATGGCCGTCCTCCCGGACTACCAGAAGACGTTTCACGAGTCATTCGTGAAGCCAAAGATCACGGTCATTACGAATATCGTCGAGGATCACCTCGATGTGATGGGGCCGACCCTTGATCAGGTCGCCGAAGCCTTCGCTGCGACGATTCCGGAGAACGGTCACCTCGTGTTGACCCCGTCACCGTACGAGGACTATTTCAGACAAATCGCCGAAAAGCGGAATACGGCCGTGCACATCGCCGATCCGGACGTCATCGATGAAGCCTATTTGAAGACGTTCCCGTATATGATGTTTCAGGAGAACGCCGCCATCGGCCTCTCCGTCGCGGACATTCTCGGAATTAAAAGGGATACGGCGCTTCAGGGGATGGTCTCAGCACCCGTTGATCCGGGTGCCATGAAGGTGCATCCGCTCGGAACGGCCACTGCCTCAGGTGCTTTTTACAACGGCTTTGCCGCAAACGATGCCAGCTCCACGATTACGATCTGGAACAAGATCCAGGAGATTCACCCGGACGCACCTCATCAGGCCGTCATCATGAACTGCCGGGAGGACCGTGTCGAGCGGACGATCCAGTTCGCCAAAGACGTCCTGCCCCGCATGCAGATGGACACCCTGATCGTCACCGGACGGAACGCCGGACCGGTTCTTGAAGCCTGTCAATCGGGATCGATTCAGGTGAACGGCCTGATCAATCTCGAGAAACGGCCGACTGAAGACGTCAAAGACGCCCTCACCGAGCTGCCTGAAGGCACGATCCTGTTTGGGGTCGGCAACATCCACGGCGGCGGTGAAGAGATCGCCGAAGCGATTGAAGATATGAGCCGCGGCGTCGGCGGGGATCTGCCGAAGCGCTCTGAGCGGGATCAGAAGCCTGCCAGGAGACTCTCACGCCCCTATCGGGTCGATCCGGCCTACTCAAGTGCCGCATACAAAGGAGATGGATAA
- a CDS encoding C40 family peptidase gives MERIETEQARAQEVEQTASEEATAGNATASAGATGSASGGVSTMLGASEQNFGTSTYVFGGGRSQQDIAAGRFDCSGFTSWAFSQIGIDLPASTQAQVHAGQRVSASEMQPGDLVFFDTYTTNGHVGIYLGDGQFLGAQSSTGIAVADMSSGYWAERFRGVVVWVM, from the coding sequence ATGGAGCGGATTGAAACGGAACAGGCCCGAGCCCAGGAAGTCGAACAGACCGCATCCGAGGAAGCAACGGCAGGCAATGCGACGGCATCTGCCGGTGCAACGGGATCCGCTTCCGGCGGTGTCAGCACCATGCTCGGTGCCAGTGAGCAGAACTTCGGGACCTCCACCTACGTATTCGGCGGAGGTCGCTCCCAGCAGGATATTGCCGCCGGTCGCTTTGACTGTTCAGGGTTTACGTCATGGGCATTCAGCCAAATCGGCATTGATCTGCCGGCGAGCACCCAGGCGCAGGTTCACGCCGGCCAGCGTGTTTCGGCAAGTGAGATGCAGCCAGGAGACCTCGTCTTCTTTGACACGTATACGACGAACGGTCACGTCGGGATTTATCTCGGTGACGGACAGTTCCTCGGTGCCCAGTCGTCCACGGGCATTGCCGTGGCGGACATGAGCTCAGGGTACTGGGCTGAGCGCTTCCGCGGTGTTGTTGTGTGGGTGATGTAA
- a CDS encoding histidine--tRNA ligase — protein MMSMKKKQEDLNVKGTVTYMPEKERVRRRIRRTLEDVFIRYGCEPLETPILNQASLMTDKYGGGAEIVKEMYRLTDQGERDLALRYDLTMPFARVCVMNPTLRKPFKRYEIGKVFRDGPIKAGRYREFTQCDVDVLGVSSQLAEAELMIMALDAFERLGMAVTIQYNNRKFLTGLLDVFGVPESLIPSAVLTLDKLEKKGAAAVLDELLVKGVTEDVTERIGAFLTAGDAADIERIRVYGNGSQQVEEGAAELQELTSFLGATGTLDQCVFNPFLARGLEIYTGTVYEVFSAEPGALSSSIASGGRYDQAVGGLSGSDEGYPSVGISFGLDVITTVLESRIDEEIQEEKVDCLIIPVGEPQAALVLAQALRAQGTSVELDMSGKKPGKALERANREGVRDVILIGSDEVETGIYTVKRMKTGEEEAVSFSFGR, from the coding sequence ATGATGAGTATGAAAAAGAAACAGGAAGACTTAAACGTAAAGGGAACGGTGACGTATATGCCGGAGAAGGAGCGTGTTCGCAGACGGATCCGGCGGACCTTGGAAGATGTCTTTATCCGCTACGGCTGTGAGCCCCTCGAAACACCGATCCTCAATCAGGCGTCGCTCATGACGGATAAATACGGGGGCGGGGCGGAGATCGTGAAAGAGATGTACCGGTTGACCGACCAGGGCGAGCGGGATCTCGCACTGCGGTATGATTTGACGATGCCGTTTGCAAGGGTCTGCGTGATGAATCCGACGCTCCGTAAGCCCTTTAAGCGCTACGAAATCGGCAAGGTCTTTCGAGACGGGCCGATCAAGGCGGGAAGGTATCGCGAGTTCACCCAGTGTGATGTCGATGTCCTCGGCGTGTCCTCCCAGCTCGCGGAGGCGGAGCTGATGATCATGGCTCTTGACGCCTTTGAACGTCTCGGGATGGCCGTCACGATTCAGTACAACAACCGCAAGTTCTTGACGGGACTTCTTGACGTGTTCGGTGTTCCGGAGTCGCTTATTCCATCCGCGGTGTTGACCCTTGATAAGCTTGAGAAAAAGGGAGCGGCGGCTGTTCTTGACGAGCTTCTCGTAAAAGGTGTCACTGAGGACGTGACTGAGCGGATCGGGGCGTTTCTCACTGCCGGCGATGCAGCGGATATTGAACGGATCCGTGTCTATGGGAACGGGAGTCAACAAGTCGAAGAAGGAGCGGCGGAACTGCAGGAACTGACGTCGTTTCTCGGGGCAACAGGCACCCTCGATCAGTGCGTCTTTAATCCGTTTCTCGCGAGAGGTCTCGAGATTTACACGGGGACGGTGTATGAGGTGTTCTCGGCGGAGCCGGGTGCGCTCTCGTCGAGTATCGCAAGCGGCGGGCGGTATGATCAGGCTGTCGGTGGCTTAAGTGGGAGCGATGAAGGATATCCGTCCGTCGGGATCTCCTTTGGCCTTGATGTCATCACGACCGTACTCGAAAGCCGTATCGATGAGGAGATCCAAGAGGAGAAGGTGGACTGCCTGATCATCCCGGTCGGGGAACCGCAAGCGGCACTTGTTCTTGCGCAGGCTTTACGTGCGCAAGGAACGTCGGTGGAGCTTGATATGTCCGGAAAGAAGCCGGGGAAGGCGCTTGAGAGAGCGAACCGGGAAGGCGTGCGTGACGTGATTCTCATCGGTTCTGATGAAGTGGAGACCGGCATCTATACCGTGAAACGGATGAAGACCGGGGAAGAGGAGGCGGTGTCGTTTTCATTTGGAAGATAG
- the tnpB gene encoding IS200/IS605 family element RNA-guided endonuclease TnpB yields MTNHKAYRFRIYPNREQRILIAKTIGSTRFVYNHFLAKWNDRYKETGKGMSYNACSAELPQLKRDYEWLKEVDSTALQQGLKHLADGFNRFFKKQNKYPRFKSKKNDVQSFKTVGKMRIGGNRLFLPKLGHVKFAKSRDVEGRILSATIRRTLTGKHFITILAETEIKPFDQTGSAVGIDLGIDHFAILSDGQKIDNERFTRKMEQKLKREQRKLSRRYEQAKKDGKPLHEAKNYQKQKVKVAKIHEKIANQRTDFLQKLSTTIIKNHDVVCIEDLNAKGMLKNKKLSKAISDVSWSAFKAMLLYKAEWHDRTIIKIDRWFPSSQLCSSCGHHDGKKDLSVRSWTCSSCGTHHDRDINASRNILQEGLRVLS; encoded by the coding sequence ATGACAAATCATAAAGCCTATCGCTTTCGCATCTATCCCAATCGAGAACAGCGAATCTTGATTGCGAAAACCATCGGTTCGACTCGTTTTGTCTATAACCACTTTCTTGCGAAGTGGAACGACAGGTATAAAGAGACAGGCAAAGGAATGTCCTACAATGCCTGTTCTGCGGAACTCCCGCAATTAAAACGAGATTACGAATGGTTAAAAGAAGTGGACAGCACCGCCTTGCAACAAGGGTTGAAACACTTAGCTGACGGATTCAACCGTTTCTTTAAGAAGCAAAATAAATACCCTCGATTTAAGTCAAAGAAGAACGATGTTCAGTCTTTCAAAACCGTCGGTAAAATGCGAATCGGAGGCAATCGCCTTTTCCTTCCGAAACTGGGCCACGTCAAATTTGCAAAAAGCCGTGACGTTGAAGGACGTATTCTGTCTGCCACGATCCGACGAACGCTAACAGGGAAGCATTTCATAACCATACTTGCAGAAACGGAGATTAAACCATTCGATCAGACAGGATCAGCCGTAGGCATTGATCTTGGCATTGACCATTTCGCCATCCTTTCAGACGGGCAAAAGATCGACAACGAACGCTTTACACGAAAGATGGAACAGAAGCTAAAGCGTGAGCAACGCAAGCTGTCAAGACGCTATGAACAGGCGAAGAAAGACGGTAAACCGTTGCATGAAGCCAAAAACTATCAAAAGCAAAAAGTCAAAGTCGCCAAAATCCATGAGAAGATCGCTAATCAACGAACGGACTTCCTGCAAAAACTCAGTACAACGATCATCAAAAACCACGATGTCGTTTGTATCGAAGATTTAAACGCCAAAGGAATGTTGAAAAATAAGAAGCTGTCAAAAGCCATTTCAGACGTATCTTGGTCGGCGTTTAAGGCTATGTTGCTGTACAAGGCGGAGTGGCATGATCGCACGATCATCAAAATTGACCGATGGTTTCCATCCAGTCAGCTTTGCTCGTCCTGCGGGCATCATGACGGCAAGAAGGATTTGAGCGTCCGATCATGGACGTGTTCATCTTGTGGTACGCACCATGATCGTGACATCAACGCCAGTCGAAACATCTTACAAGAAGGGTTACGTGTCCTTTCATAA
- a CDS encoding S-layer homology domain-containing protein translates to MMGQRILFCILSAALIFSGLMTSVTAMELPSEGEAELIVDYSFDGTLTDRLGNSELTAFGEENDGWNRNNAVSGFGADEEGSYWFWESTESRGGGFIIDIDRDVSETYTIGVRFSFNETGSGYKKIIDYRDSQSDNGFYFIGDGELTFYPYTVRGASNTAPGEVVDVLASRYADDNFIAHLVQDGVAQMELVVGDAYGEAIPEVVDGKTRFGFFFDDVATGSEAASAGKVYSIKVWDQPIDESEIDSALDQEEMIGDPLTCPEESEVELFNNNNVFAVSNHPSGGPTIFELEEDRVISFLETYHWNFSRGSLPGTLGFRNVDTEEVYGPWQAESRSGQGGAPNVYWSISPYVTLEAGTYEVLDSEPETWSHNSSSDFLGFARVRGCETGLGVPDPDPDPEPDPEDPVPAFLDFHLGSRGYDYVIPYVEREVIRGYGDNTFRPDHAITRAEVAIILSRVLDLSSDKHEQALFTDVPPHHPRYSDIQAAGEAGVFMGYQDQTFKPDDHITRGEIAAVAVRAFELSSQNAIDTPFTDMTPTFGPYIRILYDLNITEGQTPTLFGTQSLITRRDFVILISRSEAQDK, encoded by the coding sequence ATGATGGGACAGAGAATCCTGTTTTGTATCCTTTCAGCCGCACTTATTTTTTCAGGTCTGATGACGTCTGTTACTGCGATGGAATTACCAAGTGAAGGGGAAGCGGAACTCATTGTGGATTATTCTTTTGACGGGACGTTGACGGACAGATTGGGTAATTCGGAACTGACGGCTTTTGGTGAGGAGAATGATGGCTGGAACCGGAATAATGCGGTATCCGGTTTTGGAGCCGATGAAGAGGGTTCATATTGGTTCTGGGAGTCGACGGAGAGTCGCGGAGGCGGTTTTATCATTGATATTGACCGAGATGTAAGTGAAACGTACACCATCGGAGTCAGATTCTCTTTCAATGAAACAGGAAGCGGCTATAAGAAAATAATTGATTACAGAGACAGTCAAAGTGATAACGGATTTTATTTTATTGGTGATGGGGAGCTCACCTTTTATCCATACACAGTAAGGGGGGCGTCAAACACTGCGCCTGGGGAAGTTGTGGACGTTCTCGCATCGAGATACGCGGATGATAATTTTATAGCTCATCTTGTACAAGACGGCGTTGCACAAATGGAACTTGTAGTGGGAGATGCTTACGGCGAAGCCATTCCTGAGGTCGTGGACGGCAAGACGAGATTCGGCTTTTTCTTTGATGATGTGGCAACTGGCAGCGAGGCAGCTTCGGCTGGGAAAGTATACAGCATTAAAGTTTGGGATCAGCCCATTGATGAATCAGAAATAGATTCGGCTCTTGATCAGGAGGAAATGATCGGTGATCCTCTGACTTGTCCTGAGGAGAGCGAAGTCGAACTCTTTAATAACAATAATGTATTTGCTGTGTCGAATCATCCTTCCGGCGGGCCGACAATATTTGAGCTCGAAGAAGATCGGGTAATCAGCTTTCTGGAAACGTATCACTGGAATTTTTCGAGAGGATCTCTGCCAGGGACGCTTGGTTTCAGAAATGTTGATACTGAAGAAGTTTACGGACCGTGGCAGGCAGAATCAAGGTCAGGCCAAGGTGGCGCACCGAATGTATACTGGTCCATCAGCCCTTATGTGACTCTTGAAGCAGGCACTTATGAAGTCCTTGATTCAGAACCTGAAACGTGGTCACATAACAGTTCTTCGGATTTTCTTGGATTTGCAAGAGTCAGAGGTTGTGAGACGGGGCTGGGAGTGCCGGACCCAGACCCAGACCCAGAACCTGATCCGGAAGATCCTGTACCTGCTTTTCTTGACTTTCACTTAGGATCTAGAGGATATGACTACGTCATACCCTATGTGGAGAGAGAAGTCATTCGCGGTTATGGTGATAATACGTTTCGGCCAGACCATGCCATCACCAGGGCAGAAGTTGCGATTATCCTTTCGAGGGTGCTTGATTTAAGCAGCGATAAACATGAACAAGCATTATTCACAGATGTCCCGCCTCATCATCCGAGATACAGTGATATTCAGGCGGCAGGCGAGGCAGGGGTGTTTATGGGGTATCAGGATCAGACTTTCAAGCCTGATGATCACATTACACGTGGAGAGATTGCGGCGGTAGCCGTCAGGGCATTTGAACTGTCGAGTCAAAACGCGATTGACACGCCGTTTACGGATATGACACCGACATTCGGTCCTTATATTCGGATCCTTTATGATCTGAATATCACCGAAGGGCAGACTCCTACTCTGTTTGGAACGCAAAGTCTGATTACGAGGCGCGATTTTGTCATTTTGATCAGTCGGTCCGAGGCGCAAGACAAGTAA